From Synoicihabitans lomoniglobus, the proteins below share one genomic window:
- a CDS encoding MarR family winged helix-turn-helix transcriptional regulator translates to MKPTSAEIEARAPSIAQCRAAAAACVCFNIRRTARLVTHVYDEALAPVNVSSGQFVILLSMRILEMATMQQLAEAVALDRSALSRAIRPLVGRDLLQVDVGADRRRREVRLTTAGLAVLADGAPHWQRAQDRLLEGLGEQGFHGLLHTSIESYRQLSA, encoded by the coding sequence ATGAAACCCACGTCCGCCGAAATCGAAGCCCGAGCGCCCTCCATTGCGCAATGTCGGGCGGCGGCCGCAGCCTGTGTGTGTTTCAATATTCGCCGCACCGCCCGCTTGGTGACGCACGTTTATGACGAAGCGTTGGCGCCGGTGAACGTCAGCTCGGGGCAATTTGTCATCCTGCTCTCCATGCGAATCTTGGAAATGGCCACGATGCAGCAATTGGCGGAGGCGGTGGCGCTCGATCGTTCGGCTTTGTCGCGAGCGATTCGGCCGCTCGTGGGGCGGGATTTGCTGCAAGTCGACGTGGGGGCCGACCGACGGCGGCGGGAAGTCCGGCTCACCACCGCAGGACTCGCGGTGCTGGCCGACGGAGCACCGCATTGGCAACGGGCCCAGGATCGCCTCTTGGAAGGGTTGGGGGAACAAGGGTTTCACGGACTGCTGCACACCAGCATCGAAAGTTACCGCCAACTCAGTGCGTAG
- the gspG gene encoding type II secretion system major pseudopilin GspG: protein MTLSAPRSSRFHRQRSARTRGFTLLEIMVVLAILGLLVAVLVRNVGGDLERGSQQAAGLFVKSTMALPLTTYKIDMGSYPTTAQGLDALINAPQSGNGRWKGPYFESTNGQLPLDPWQQPYQYRFPGTKNPRLYDLYSKGPDLTADTDDDVGNWQ from the coding sequence ATGACTTTATCCGCCCCGCGTTCTTCCCGTTTTCATCGTCAACGCTCTGCCCGCACTCGCGGTTTTACGCTGTTGGAAATCATGGTGGTGCTGGCGATCCTGGGCCTGCTGGTGGCGGTCTTGGTGCGCAATGTCGGGGGTGATCTCGAGCGCGGCAGTCAACAGGCGGCCGGTCTCTTCGTCAAATCGACCATGGCGCTGCCGCTCACGACTTACAAAATCGACATGGGCAGCTACCCCACGACCGCCCAGGGGCTCGACGCATTGATCAATGCGCCGCAGTCGGGCAATGGGCGCTGGAAAGGGCCCTACTTTGAGTCCACCAACGGCCAGCTCCCGCTCGATCCGTGGCAGCAGCCTTACCAATACCGGTTTCCCGGCACCAAAAATCCCCGGCTCTACGACTTGTATTCCAAGGGGCCTGATTTGACGGCTGACACCGACGACGACGTCGGCAACTGGCAGTAA
- a CDS encoding general secretion pathway protein GspK encodes MRASILTSWRRKSRRASVLIIVLVTLVFATTALLLFIERASTDLIVHVRDADRMRLRQEAYSALETTMAVLLDFKEVIGGLHSPAEGWGDPLDWTDYEPGEGLEVSVEFVDESGKISVGQLTQKSLYDLFFTWGETQSEAELWADAIMGWMEEDYTPVSFEAPEVEDYERGDLAFRPPWRRLRSFEELRAIDVIREAFFTPTGLWNEKGRRFKESVSLFNYSKANVNSAPESVLAALGGFDRMQQELLSDYRGGIGLYQGNGPGFFTDAGEVSGIVGEGAGADAFSTEISALRIIVTVKQNVTEYRLNVVISPNGAASTVRAEPIPRKGESRDTTSEEAAADAEATAAQAAGAPEQGTATAKRVSAAELVVQEDSESENLSLEYPFTLLEIREIDAPEHLAPPPLTEAP; translated from the coding sequence ATGCGTGCCTCGATTCTCACTTCATGGCGGCGGAAGTCGCGCCGGGCATCGGTGCTGATCATCGTGTTGGTGACGTTGGTGTTCGCGACGACGGCGTTGCTGTTGTTTATCGAACGGGCGAGCACGGATCTCATCGTGCATGTGCGCGATGCCGATCGCATGCGCCTGCGGCAGGAAGCGTATTCGGCGTTGGAGACGACGATGGCGGTCTTGCTCGATTTCAAGGAAGTCATCGGCGGCCTGCACAGCCCGGCGGAAGGGTGGGGCGATCCTTTGGATTGGACGGACTACGAACCCGGTGAAGGTCTGGAGGTGTCGGTCGAGTTTGTGGATGAAAGCGGTAAAATTTCCGTCGGCCAACTGACCCAAAAATCGCTTTACGACCTGTTCTTTACGTGGGGTGAAACCCAATCGGAGGCCGAGCTGTGGGCCGACGCCATCATGGGTTGGATGGAGGAGGATTACACGCCGGTCTCGTTCGAGGCGCCGGAGGTGGAAGACTACGAGCGCGGTGATCTCGCGTTTCGTCCCCCGTGGCGGCGACTGCGCTCTTTTGAAGAATTGCGGGCGATTGACGTGATCCGGGAAGCGTTTTTCACCCCGACCGGTTTGTGGAACGAGAAGGGACGCCGCTTCAAGGAGTCGGTGTCGTTGTTCAACTACAGCAAGGCCAACGTGAACTCGGCTCCCGAATCGGTGTTGGCCGCCTTGGGCGGATTTGACCGGATGCAGCAGGAACTCCTGAGCGATTATCGCGGTGGAATCGGGCTGTATCAGGGCAATGGCCCGGGATTTTTCACCGACGCCGGTGAAGTTTCCGGCATCGTCGGTGAAGGGGCGGGCGCGGACGCGTTCAGCACGGAGATCTCCGCGCTGCGGATTATCGTGACGGTGAAACAAAACGTGACCGAATATCGTCTGAATGTGGTGATTTCCCCCAATGGAGCGGCCAGCACCGTGCGCGCAGAGCCCATTCCCCGCAAAGGTGAGTCGCGAGACACCACGAGTGAAGAAGCCGCGGCGGACGCGGAAGCGACCGCTGCGCAGGCGGCAGGTGCACCGGAGCAAGGCACGGCGACCGCGAAACGGGTCTCCGCCGCCGAATTGGTGGTGCAGGAGGACAGTGAGTCCGAAAACCTGAGCTTAGAGTATCCCTTTACACTGTTGGAGATTCGCGAGATTGATGCACCCGAGCATCTGGCTCCGCCTCCCTTGACTGAAGCGCCCTGA
- a CDS encoding peptidylprolyl isomerase, which produces MLVSLTAALRAQSLAPIATGSIAPRSSGVGAAAVEVDLTSYFTIDGVTAQIVRFDTIFGDIDVEMLPAHAPNHVANFLSYVDDQLYDNSIIHRAAPFGNDVTEASIIQGGSHYATIPLGNIAELGEIDLEYSYPNARGTLAAARTAEPNSAQAQWYFNVADNTEALGPLDTSPGYSVYGRIIAGIENMDTLASINWFSLSSSFPSIPLRFYNGGEIAVENLVIIHRVLRVPMYPASADAEAALTFTATSSAPGVVNATVVGSTLQVSALSVGTATVTITATNGNGQTATQQVVVAAGGIEISAQPQSVDLAVGGSATVAVTATSSEALSYQWYRHQAGQAAPVAMAGATGTSLTLSNVQSSDMGYYFVRISNGVHEVESDAAVLTVSGGTSRLSNLSTRGRIAVGGSLTPGFVLRGDGEKPLVMRGIGPQLISFGLSAGLGDPIMDLIPLGGSEPLLTSDNWGTAVNAAALVTTSASVGAFALETGSLDAAVLADVPLPNAADSRGYTLKITSTNTGLSGIALAEVYDPEPLGADVQLINVSALGFSGTGIDALVPGFVIDGDGAKTMLIRVVGPSLESFGVAGLMTNPKLRVVPLGQSFTIARNDNWAGAADLQAAFTAAGAFNFASTASLDAAVVVRLPPGGYTVVVEGADGGTGTVLVEAYDLD; this is translated from the coding sequence ATGTTAGTCTCGCTGACGGCGGCCCTGCGGGCCCAGTCGTTGGCCCCGATTGCGACCGGCTCGATCGCGCCCCGCTCGAGTGGAGTGGGAGCAGCGGCGGTGGAGGTCGACCTCACTTCGTATTTTACCATCGATGGTGTGACCGCGCAGATCGTGCGTTTCGACACGATTTTTGGAGATATCGATGTCGAGATGTTGCCGGCGCATGCGCCCAACCACGTGGCCAATTTTCTCAGCTACGTGGACGATCAGCTCTACGATAATTCCATCATCCACCGGGCGGCTCCGTTTGGTAATGACGTGACCGAAGCGTCCATTATCCAAGGCGGCTCCCACTATGCGACGATCCCCTTGGGTAACATCGCGGAACTAGGTGAAATCGATTTGGAATACAGTTACCCCAACGCCCGCGGCACGTTGGCCGCCGCGCGCACGGCCGAGCCCAACAGTGCTCAGGCCCAGTGGTATTTTAACGTGGCCGACAATACGGAGGCCCTCGGTCCGCTCGACACCAGTCCCGGTTACAGCGTCTACGGCCGCATCATCGCGGGGATCGAGAACATGGACACGTTGGCTTCCATCAATTGGTTTTCCCTGAGCTCCAGTTTCCCCTCGATCCCATTGCGGTTTTACAATGGCGGTGAGATCGCGGTGGAAAATCTGGTCATCATCCACCGGGTGCTGCGCGTGCCGATGTATCCAGCCAGTGCGGACGCCGAAGCAGCGCTGACATTCACCGCCACGAGCTCCGCGCCCGGGGTGGTCAACGCGACGGTCGTGGGCAGCACCCTGCAAGTGTCGGCGCTGAGCGTCGGCACGGCGACGGTGACCATCACGGCGACCAACGGCAACGGTCAGACGGCCACTCAGCAGGTCGTGGTGGCCGCGGGTGGAATCGAGATATCCGCGCAACCGCAGAGCGTTGATCTGGCGGTGGGTGGTTCCGCGACGGTCGCCGTGACGGCGACATCGTCCGAGGCGCTCAGTTACCAATGGTATCGTCACCAGGCCGGGCAGGCGGCGCCGGTTGCCATGGCCGGCGCGACGGGAACCTCGCTCACGCTTTCCAACGTGCAAAGCAGCGACATGGGTTACTATTTTGTGCGTATTTCCAACGGCGTGCATGAAGTCGAATCGGACGCCGCCGTATTAACGGTGTCCGGCGGGACGAGCCGTTTGTCCAACCTCTCGACCCGCGGTCGCATCGCGGTCGGCGGGTCGCTCACGCCTGGATTCGTGCTGCGGGGCGACGGAGAGAAGCCGTTGGTCATGCGCGGTATCGGTCCGCAGTTGATCAGCTTCGGACTGAGTGCGGGTCTGGGTGACCCCATCATGGATCTGATCCCGCTTGGTGGCTCTGAACCCCTGCTCACCAGCGACAACTGGGGCACGGCGGTGAACGCGGCGGCGCTCGTCACCACCAGCGCCTCGGTGGGAGCGTTCGCGCTTGAAACGGGTTCGCTCGACGCGGCGGTGCTGGCGGATGTGCCCTTGCCCAATGCCGCCGATTCCCGCGGTTACACGCTCAAGATCACGTCGACCAATACCGGGTTGTCCGGCATCGCGCTGGCCGAAGTCTACGACCCGGAGCCTCTTGGCGCGGACGTGCAGCTCATCAATGTGTCGGCGCTCGGCTTCTCCGGGACGGGCATCGATGCGTTGGTGCCGGGATTTGTCATCGATGGCGATGGGGCCAAGACGATGCTCATCCGGGTGGTGGGTCCGTCACTGGAGAGTTTCGGCGTGGCGGGTCTGATGACGAACCCGAAGCTCCGGGTCGTGCCGTTGGGCCAGTCCTTCACCATTGCCCGCAATGACAATTGGGCGGGAGCCGCCGACCTGCAGGCCGCTTTCACGGCGGCCGGGGCGTTCAACTTTGCCAGCACGGCCTCGCTCGATGCGGCGGTCGTGGTGCGGCTGCCGCCGGGGGGTTACACCGTCGTGGTGGAAGGTGCCGATGGCGGCACCGGCACCGTGTTGGTGGAAGCCTACGATCTCGACTAG
- a CDS encoding pilus assembly FimT family protein, with amino-acid sequence MTFTHRRSRMERRGPGARGFTLLEIMAVIGLMGLLAAVLSVGVSRALQDRSESADDVFWYAIGEARKFALMNQTEVRLTFDNQEQVFRASTPLGEKVFPLPPGMEFDLEFLGVGKGTRSIMIGGILLEASELKHVRFFDDGTCTPFRAQLRVNDGQPIVYEIDPWTCAPVLRGEENR; translated from the coding sequence ATGACATTCACGCACCGCCGATCCCGGATGGAGCGGCGCGGGCCGGGCGCCCGAGGTTTCACGCTGCTGGAAATCATGGCGGTGATCGGGCTCATGGGCTTGCTCGCCGCCGTGCTCTCGGTCGGCGTCTCGCGGGCGTTGCAGGATCGGTCGGAATCGGCCGACGATGTGTTTTGGTATGCGATCGGCGAGGCCCGAAAATTCGCGCTGATGAACCAGACCGAAGTGCGGCTCACCTTCGACAATCAGGAGCAGGTGTTTCGCGCGTCGACCCCGCTGGGCGAGAAGGTGTTTCCGCTGCCGCCGGGCATGGAGTTTGACCTCGAGTTTCTCGGCGTGGGCAAGGGCACGCGTTCGATCATGATCGGGGGCATTCTGCTCGAGGCCAGTGAGCTCAAGCATGTGCGGTTTTTCGATGACGGCACCTGCACGCCGTTTCGCGCGCAACTGAGGGTGAACGATGGGCAACCGATCGTGTATGAGATCGACCCGTGGACTTGTGCGCCGGTGCTGCGCGGGGAGGAGAACCGCTGA
- a CDS encoding prepilin-type N-terminal cleavage/methylation domain-containing protein → MTRRGGFTILEVLAALAIFAGAAIVMGTAYINVLMGYQHAERATRTDADVQFAREILFRQPDLEKVEEGGDFATADGRQLTWRAEVVPTNVADLFDVIFEVEISGNDDVAEQKISEQFRMLRPTWSEDDDRDKLRQESLDRITEYLERRQVR, encoded by the coding sequence ATGACGCGACGCGGTGGATTCACGATTTTGGAGGTGCTGGCGGCGCTGGCGATTTTTGCGGGCGCGGCGATCGTGATGGGCACGGCCTACATCAACGTGTTGATGGGCTACCAACATGCCGAACGGGCCACGCGCACGGATGCGGACGTGCAGTTCGCACGGGAGATTCTGTTTCGGCAGCCGGATCTCGAAAAAGTGGAGGAGGGTGGCGACTTCGCCACGGCCGACGGCCGACAACTTACGTGGCGGGCGGAAGTCGTGCCGACCAACGTGGCCGACCTGTTTGACGTGATTTTCGAGGTGGAGATTTCCGGCAACGATGATGTCGCGGAGCAGAAAATCTCCGAGCAGTTTCGCATGTTGCGCCCGACCTGGTCGGAGGATGATGACCGCGATAAACTGCGGCAGGAATCGCTCGATCGCATCACGGAGTATTTGGAACGGAGGCAGGTGCGATGA
- a CDS encoding PilW family protein, which yields MKRRGGFTLMELMVALALVAMVLIGLNSFIFSMSELWGRGRDWRLFDQHARAVTRFLERELRVASLPPAVASGQASVEVREVEVQFGRREELLTFGLREGSRILEWPERPLPDVWCALEVRRGEGLVLYWQSALEERFDDDPPREMVLTPLVTEIAYDYFDAEFNRWETEDAFRTSDDRELETPSRIRLTFTYRDETIVTVVPLPLFGEGLPPF from the coding sequence ATGAAGCGTCGCGGTGGATTCACCCTGATGGAGCTGATGGTGGCACTGGCGCTGGTCGCGATGGTGTTGATCGGGCTCAATTCGTTCATCTTTTCGATGTCGGAGCTGTGGGGGCGCGGTCGGGATTGGCGGCTCTTCGATCAACATGCCCGGGCGGTGACCCGATTCCTCGAGCGCGAATTGCGGGTGGCGTCGCTGCCACCGGCAGTGGCGAGTGGACAGGCTTCCGTCGAAGTGCGCGAAGTCGAGGTGCAGTTTGGTCGGCGGGAGGAGTTGCTTACCTTTGGATTGCGCGAAGGCAGTCGCATTTTGGAGTGGCCGGAACGCCCCTTGCCCGACGTGTGGTGTGCGTTGGAAGTGCGGCGCGGCGAAGGTTTGGTCCTGTATTGGCAGTCGGCGCTGGAGGAGCGTTTCGACGACGATCCGCCGCGGGAGATGGTGCTCACGCCGCTGGTGACCGAAATCGCCTACGACTACTTTGATGCGGAGTTCAATCGGTGGGAAACCGAGGACGCGTTCCGCACCAGCGATGACCGCGAATTGGAAACGCCGTCGCGGATTCGCCTCACCTTCACCTATCGGGACGAGACCATTGTGACCGTCGTGCCATTGCCGTTGTTCGGGGAAGGGCTGCCTCCATTCTGA